Proteins encoded by one window of Clostridium cagae:
- the fliF gene encoding flagellar basal-body MS-ring/collar protein FliF produces MNKLLEKVKGLWEKFKTQSKKIKIAIFVSCVAVIIAIASTAIYTSSNKYQVLFSNLDPKDAQTILAKLNEQKVTTKIQGDTILVPNDKVDQLRLELAPELKSGSSGYELMDSGSSFGMTDEEFKVKKLRMQEGELEKTIKSFSQIESARVHITPSTDSVFVKESTPGKAAVYLELKTGSEITKDQVKSIVALVSGSTENVPKENIEVIDDKMNLLTANLNDDENEMMSSESLDKQYSLEKNYESKLQKEIVSLLEPVIGKDKVKATVNVDLDFDSKQQTQTVLDPNKVVVSQQTIKEVNNTDADGNISESPVDNNIGNTTDDTNNTKSNSSREEQKNNYEIGKTETKVISAPGEVKRMTASVVVDGNLDAATQQAIENAVSNAIGFNSVRGDQISVLGMNFDPSLKENTQNQTDAFNAEAKQKEMQKYMIMGAIALLALIVIIVILVKKRRKSAKDEYDDDTQLLDVVVGDEKEPEIFEPIEFETKNEKIHMENEIKKYATDKPEQVVEIIKSWLSEDER; encoded by the coding sequence ATGAACAAACTTTTAGAAAAGGTCAAAGGCCTGTGGGAAAAGTTTAAAACCCAAAGCAAGAAAATAAAAATTGCTATTTTTGTATCTTGTGTTGCTGTGATTATTGCTATTGCAAGTACAGCAATTTACACATCATCGAATAAATATCAAGTTTTGTTTTCAAATCTTGATCCCAAAGATGCACAGACTATACTCGCTAAGTTAAATGAACAAAAAGTTACAACCAAAATACAAGGTGATACCATTTTAGTACCTAATGATAAGGTAGACCAATTAAGATTAGAACTAGCACCTGAATTGAAATCAGGAAGTAGTGGATATGAATTAATGGATAGTGGAAGTTCTTTTGGAATGACGGACGAGGAGTTTAAAGTTAAAAAATTAAGAATGCAAGAGGGAGAACTTGAAAAAACAATAAAAAGTTTTTCTCAAATAGAAAGTGCAAGGGTTCATATTACACCATCTACAGACTCAGTTTTTGTTAAGGAAAGTACGCCAGGAAAGGCAGCTGTATATCTGGAATTAAAAACAGGAAGTGAAATTACTAAAGATCAAGTGAAATCAATAGTTGCTCTTGTTTCCGGTAGCACAGAAAATGTCCCTAAAGAAAATATTGAGGTTATAGATGATAAGATGAATTTGCTTACTGCTAATTTGAATGATGATGAAAACGAAATGATGAGTTCAGAATCATTAGATAAGCAATATTCTTTAGAAAAGAATTATGAAAGTAAATTACAAAAGGAAATAGTAAGCTTATTAGAGCCTGTTATTGGTAAAGATAAGGTTAAGGCTACTGTTAATGTAGATTTAGATTTTGATTCTAAACAACAAACACAAACAGTTCTGGATCCTAATAAAGTAGTTGTAAGCCAACAAACAATTAAAGAAGTTAATAATACTGATGCCGATGGGAATATCAGCGAGAGTCCAGTTGATAATAATATAGGTAATACTACAGATGATACAAATAATACAAAATCTAATTCATCAAGAGAAGAACAAAAAAATAATTATGAAATTGGAAAGACTGAGACTAAGGTGATTAGTGCACCAGGTGAAGTTAAAAGAATGACAGCTTCAGTTGTAGTTGATGGTAATTTAGATGCAGCAACTCAACAGGCTATTGAAAATGCAGTATCAAATGCCATAGGATTTAATTCTGTTAGGGGAGATCAAATCTCTGTATTAGGTATGAATTTTGATCCAAGTCTAAAAGAAAATACTCAAAACCAAACAGATGCATTTAATGCAGAAGCTAAGCAAAAGGAAATGCAAAAATATATGATTATGGGTGCTATAGCATTATTAGCTTTAATTGTGATAATAGTTATTTTAGTCAAAAAGAGAAGAAAAAGTGCTAAAGATGAATATGATGATGATACTCAATTATTAGATGTGGTAGTTGGGGATGAAAAAGAACCAGAAATATTTGAACCAATAGAATTTGAGACTAAAAATGAAAAAATTCATATGGAAAACGAAATTAAAAAATATGCCACAGATAAGCCAGAGCAAGTAGTTGAAATTATAAAATCTTGGCTTTCAGAGGATGAGAGGTGA
- the fliI gene encoding flagellar protein export ATPase FliI, with amino-acid sequence MIDIDFNNLIKKVNNTSSIYTEGVVNKVIGLTVEVKGIKAFVGELCIIYNEKNAPVNCEVVGFKDGFVVLMPLDELIGISPGCRVVPMRKPLSVKCSDKLLGEIIDGLGKPLRGEELVEGEDYPLENNPPDPLKRKRIKEIMPTGIRAIDGFLTCGDGQRIGIFAGSGVGKSTTLGMIAREAKADINVIALIGERGREVLEFIEKDLGPEGMKKSVVVCATSDKPALIRLKGALTATAIAEYFRDKGKKVILMMDSVTRFAMAQREVGLAIGEPPATKGYTPSVFAKLPKLMERSGTSEDGSITAFYTVLVDGDDFNEPIADAVRGILDGHIVLSRSLAHKNHYPAIDILNSVSRLMNSIAPSEHIKAASIARDLLATYKESEDLINIGAYVKGSNKKIDLAISYHDKIEEFLRQTVNEKSNFDESISYLVSMFE; translated from the coding sequence ATGATAGATATTGATTTTAATAACTTAATCAAGAAGGTTAATAATACTAGTTCAATATATACTGAAGGCGTGGTTAATAAAGTAATTGGTCTTACAGTTGAAGTAAAAGGCATAAAGGCATTCGTAGGAGAATTATGCATTATATATAATGAAAAAAATGCTCCTGTTAATTGTGAAGTCGTTGGATTTAAAGATGGTTTTGTTGTTTTAATGCCTTTAGATGAATTAATAGGAATTTCTCCAGGATGTAGGGTAGTTCCAATGCGTAAGCCTTTAAGCGTAAAATGTTCTGATAAATTGTTAGGTGAAATTATTGATGGACTAGGAAAGCCGCTAAGAGGTGAAGAACTTGTTGAAGGAGAAGACTACCCACTAGAAAATAATCCACCAGACCCTTTGAAAAGAAAAAGAATTAAAGAAATAATGCCAACAGGTATTAGAGCTATAGATGGATTTTTAACTTGTGGAGATGGTCAAAGAATAGGTATTTTTGCAGGTAGTGGAGTTGGTAAGAGTACTACTCTTGGAATGATAGCAAGAGAAGCAAAGGCAGATATTAATGTTATTGCTTTAATTGGAGAAAGAGGTAGAGAGGTTCTGGAATTTATAGAAAAAGATCTAGGACCAGAAGGTATGAAAAAATCAGTTGTAGTTTGTGCGACTTCTGATAAACCAGCTTTAATAAGATTAAAAGGTGCTCTTACAGCCACTGCAATAGCAGAATACTTTAGAGATAAAGGTAAAAAAGTAATTTTAATGATGGATTCTGTTACAAGATTTGCGATGGCTCAGAGAGAAGTAGGTCTTGCAATAGGAGAGCCTCCTGCAACAAAGGGATATACTCCATCGGTATTTGCTAAGTTACCAAAATTAATGGAGAGATCTGGAACATCAGAAGATGGATCAATAACTGCTTTTTACACAGTTTTGGTTGATGGAGATGATTTTAATGAACCAATAGCAGATGCTGTAAGAGGTATATTAGATGGTCACATAGTATTATCAAGATCTCTTGCTCATAAAAATCATTACCCTGCAATTGATATATTAAATAGTGTAAGTAGACTTATGAATTCAATAGCTCCATCTGAGCATATAAAAGCAGCTTCTATTGCTAGAGACCTTTTAGCAACATATAAAGAATCAGAGGATTTAATTAATATAGGAGCATATGTAAAAGGTAGTAATAAAAAAATAGATTTAGCAATTTCTTATCATGATAAAATAGAAGAGTTTCTGCGTCAGACTGTTAATGAAAAATCAAATTTTGATGAGAGTATAAGTT
- the fliG gene encoding flagellar motor switch protein FliG produces the protein MGKEPKKLTGVQKAAILFITLGPEASSGILKKLPEQEIQKISYEIANITSVTSEQREEILDEFLEINKARDYIIEGGMDYAKVLLSKALGAQRANEILEKVSEATSQYRPFAIARKADAHQLLNAITYEHPQTIALILCYLQADKAAQVMADLPEETQSEVAFRIATMSTTSPMVIKEIEAVLENKLSSVVKTEMTSLGGVQTLVDILNQVDRTTEKNITEGLEREDAELADKIKSSMFVFEDIITLDDVSIQRILREVEVSDLSLALKGCSEEVANAIYRNQSKRAAASLKEDMEFLGPVRLMDVEKAQQKIVSVIRRLDESNEIIISRGGEDAIIV, from the coding sequence GTGGGTAAAGAACCTAAAAAATTAACAGGAGTTCAAAAAGCAGCAATACTTTTTATAACACTTGGACCGGAAGCTTCATCAGGAATATTAAAAAAATTACCTGAGCAAGAGATCCAAAAAATATCATATGAAATTGCGAATATAACTTCTGTAACATCAGAACAAAGAGAAGAAATTTTAGATGAATTTTTAGAAATAAATAAAGCAAGAGATTATATAATCGAGGGTGGAATGGATTATGCTAAAGTTTTATTATCAAAAGCTTTAGGAGCACAAAGAGCAAATGAAATTTTAGAAAAGGTTTCGGAAGCTACATCACAATATAGACCATTTGCTATTGCTAGAAAAGCTGATGCACATCAGCTTTTAAATGCAATAACGTATGAACATCCTCAAACTATAGCTTTGATTTTATGTTATTTACAAGCTGATAAGGCAGCACAAGTTATGGCAGACCTTCCGGAAGAAACTCAATCAGAGGTTGCATTCAGAATTGCAACTATGAGTACTACATCTCCAATGGTTATAAAAGAGATAGAAGCCGTACTTGAGAATAAGTTATCTTCTGTAGTAAAGACAGAGATGACAAGTTTAGGTGGAGTTCAAACATTAGTTGATATTTTAAATCAAGTTGATAGAACAACTGAAAAGAATATTACAGAAGGCCTCGAAAGAGAAGATGCAGAACTTGCAGATAAGATTAAGAGCTCTATGTTCGTATTCGAAGATATTATTACTCTTGATGATGTATCTATTCAAAGAATTCTTAGAGAAGTTGAAGTTAGTGATTTATCACTTGCACTTAAGGGATGTTCGGAAGAAGTTGCTAATGCAATTTATAGAAATCAATCTAAGAGAGCAGCTGCTTCTTTAAAGGAAGATATGGAATTCTTAGGACCTGTAAGACTTATGGATGTTGAAAAGGCACAACAAAAAATTGTTTCTGTAATTAGAAGATTAGATGAATCAAATGAAATAATAATTTCAAGAGGTGGAGAAGATGCAATCATCGTATAG
- a CDS encoding FliH/SctL family protein, translating to MQSSYSIIKKNCALDAEKKKISTEYVSKKIELDENFEEVQEEVYSKEEVDALIAKYEEIGKRIIQDANNEKQGIILRGTMQAQNLEKEAYEKGYEEGLQNGYDDGYKKAYDENIDLAKAKSQEIIDKAEDVLRSANENYAKYLEDKKSDILKLSLEIAKNILRKELGHEDSMNLLVEEAIQLSKDEENLIIKCNSLHAEELKSQVNRWKISYSIKDEIFILNDDFIEPGNAIIEKPNGKVIVGFDIGMEAIKKEILGQD from the coding sequence ATGCAATCATCGTATAGTATTATAAAGAAGAACTGTGCTTTGGATGCAGAAAAAAAGAAAATTTCTACTGAATATGTATCAAAGAAAATAGAGCTTGATGAAAATTTTGAAGAAGTTCAAGAAGAAGTTTATTCAAAAGAAGAAGTAGATGCTTTAATTGCAAAGTATGAAGAAATAGGAAAAAGAATAATACAAGATGCCAACAATGAAAAGCAAGGAATCATATTAAGAGGAACTATGCAAGCTCAAAATTTGGAAAAAGAAGCTTATGAAAAAGGATATGAAGAAGGGCTCCAAAATGGTTATGATGATGGGTACAAAAAAGCTTATGATGAAAATATAGACTTAGCTAAAGCTAAATCTCAAGAAATTATTGATAAAGCAGAAGATGTGTTAAGATCTGCTAATGAGAATTATGCTAAATATTTAGAAGATAAGAAATCTGATATTTTAAAATTATCTTTAGAAATTGCTAAAAATATTTTAAGGAAAGAATTAGGTCATGAAGATTCAATGAATTTATTGGTTGAAGAAGCTATTCAATTATCTAAAGATGAAGAGAATTTAATAATAAAGTGCAATTCTCTTCATGCCGAAGAGCTTAAATCACAAGTTAATAGATGGAAAATTTCTTATTCTATAAAAGATGAGATTTTCATCTTAAATGATGACTTTATAGAGCCAGGAAATGCTATCATAGAAAAGCCCAATGGTAAAGTAATTGTTGGATTTGATATAGGTATGGAAGCAATAAAAAAAGAAATATTGGGACAAGATTAG
- the flgB gene encoding flagellar basal body rod protein FlgB encodes MPINSIKSYDTYNLLKDGLKASNARSKAIANNMANINTKGYKKFNVIFEENLKNNSDKKDLSLKTTNSRHLRGNNDLNGDIEVVREENTSMRTDDNNVNLELEKVNQAANTLKYNALITKLNGKFNNLKTVIK; translated from the coding sequence ATGCCTATAAATTCAATTAAATCATATGATACATATAATTTGCTAAAAGATGGACTTAAAGCATCAAATGCAAGATCAAAAGCTATAGCTAACAATATGGCAAATATAAACACAAAGGGATATAAAAAATTCAATGTAATTTTTGAAGAAAACTTAAAAAATAACTCGGATAAAAAAGATTTGTCGCTAAAAACTACAAATTCTAGACATTTAAGAGGAAATAACGATTTAAATGGAGATATAGAAGTTGTAAGGGAAGAGAATACTAGTATGAGAACTGATGATAACAATGTAAATTTAGAGCTTGAAAAAGTTAACCAAGCTGCTAACACATTAAAATATAATGCTTTAATTACTAAATTAAACGGAAAATTTAATAATCTAAAAACTGTTATAAAGTAA
- the flgC gene encoding flagellar basal body rod protein FlgC, which translates to MNAFTSMQISATGISAERLRMDTITSNMTNSSTTRSADGSGPYVRKIAVFQEALDENRKMAGIKPVKIVEDKSPLRKVYNPTHPDADETGYVTMPNVNVLNEMADMMVSTRSYEANVETLNALKGMFSKALEIGK; encoded by the coding sequence ATGAATGCATTCACATCCATGCAAATAAGTGCCACAGGTATTTCCGCAGAAAGATTACGAATGGATACAATAACATCTAATATGACTAATTCAAGTACAACAAGAAGTGCAGATGGTAGTGGTCCTTATGTTAGAAAAATAGCGGTCTTTCAAGAAGCACTTGATGAAAATAGAAAAATGGCAGGAATTAAACCAGTAAAGATTGTAGAGGATAAATCTCCCCTTAGAAAGGTTTATAATCCTACTCATCCTGATGCAGATGAAACTGGATATGTAACTATGCCTAATGTTAATGTATTAAATGAAATGGCTGACATGATGGTATCTACAAGATCATATGAAGCTAATGTAGAAACATTAAATGCACTTAAAGGGATGTTTTCAAAAGCTTTAGAAATTGGTAAATAA
- the fliE gene encoding flagellar hook-basal body complex protein FliE, producing the protein MNIINGFDQKQVLFNNKFDVLNNKSGQDVTSDKEDSVSFGETLKNCIDDVNTKQVQADTYTNAFVKGDDVNIDEVMIKGEEASLALQFLVKTRDNLVESYKELIKMQL; encoded by the coding sequence ATGAATATTATAAATGGGTTTGATCAAAAACAAGTGTTATTTAACAATAAATTTGATGTTTTAAATAATAAAAGTGGACAAGATGTTACATCTGATAAAGAAGACAGCGTAAGCTTTGGAGAAACATTAAAGAACTGTATAGATGACGTAAATACAAAACAAGTACAAGCTGACACTTATACGAATGCTTTTGTCAAAGGTGATGATGTAAATATAGATGAAGTTATGATAAAAGGAGAAGAGGCAAGTTTGGCATTACAATTCTTGGTTAAAACTAGAGATAATTTAGTGGAATCATATAAAGAATTAATAAAAATGCAGTTGTAA